Sequence from the Rickettsiales bacterium genome:
CATTGCCCAGCGCGATTGCGAGTGCCAGCGATATAATGCTGATATACCTCCAGCAGGACGAAGAGATGATAACCGCATCAGACGACTCTTCAATTTGCAGTTGCCAGTTGGGCCTTCCCACCCAGCCGCGGAAAGGAGCCTGTATAAACCGCAATAATCTGGGAAGGGGAAAATATTGCTGCCATATTCTGCTGAAGAAAAAGAGGATGAGGACAAGCAAAAACAGGTAAGCAAAGTATAAGCCGATATCATCGCGCGTCTGATAGGAAAAAAGTGTCGCCGTACACGCCTTTATCCCTGTGATGACTAGAAAGATAATCAGAAACAATTTTGCGACTGACATCGGTTTTTGGCTCATATGGCGACCATGTTAATAAGTTATCGGTACCATTATGACTTTTTTAATCGGATCGACAACAGATATGAAGTGCTATGGTAGAAACACTTTCATATGCTCGCAGCCGCGGATATTGCCTGTGGTGATACTGATACTCGTGGAAAGCGAGGTAATATGATGCCACCAGCCTACAGGAATAAAAAGACAGTCACCCGGTCCAATCTCGACATCAATAACCGTGGCATTAGCGAACTCGGGATATTGCTGCAGATTGGGAGCCAGCAGATCAAAGTCGCTACTGCGCGGATGAGTGTTGTTATACATATAGGGCACCTGCAGAGCAGGAACGAGGCGTACTAATTTTCTGCCATATACCTGAATCAGCATAACATTGGCATTATCGTAATGCGCAAGCGTCTGTGTGCCTGCCGGACCGATCAGTATATGATGAGGCTGTTCGTCACTGTCCGGCGTCAGGTAGTCAAGGTCGCTCAGTTCGTTGCGCAACGAAAGAAAGGCTGAACTGTTGAACTCAGAATTCACATTGGTCATATAGAAATTATTGGTCGGCGGCGTATTTTCCACCAGCTCGATATATTGGCCGAATGCAATAATGCGGCGATACTTAGCAGTATTATGTTCATAAATGGAGCCCGCATCGCGCCCATACTGAATCTGCACTTCAGTTCCGGCGCCAACCTTGTCTACAAGATTACGCGGCGTCCAGCCCTTTGCCGTGCAGCCTTCCAGCGCGTTTGAGAATAAGCCTGCCCGATTAGGGTAGCAATATTCTTCTAAAAACTGTTCGTGTGCGGGAAGGGGAGTTTTTGTGATATGCAGATATTCAGGAATATGGCGCAATTGCTGGTCGAGCGACATCATAAGCTTTTCACGGCGTGAAAGCCGTGTGTAAAGCTGTTCTGCTGCAGTAATATAAGGCATGGCAATGGCTAGTTCAGCCTCGATTTGTTCATGCCTAAATCCGACCTTGAGCAAAGTAGAACGCAGCTGCTCAAGCGTATAACCGCTCGAT
This genomic interval carries:
- a CDS encoding cupin-like domain-containing protein, which produces MSNSTDIKQWIASSVSSGYTLEQLRSTLLKVGFRHEQIEAELAIAMPYITAAEQLYTRLSRREKLMMSLDQQLRHIPEYLHITKTPLPAHEQFLEEYCYPNRAGLFSNALEGCTAKGWTPRNLVDKVGAGTEVQIQYGRDAGSIYEHNTAKYRRIIAFGQYIELVENTPPTNNFYMTNVNSEFNSSAFLSLRNELSDLDYLTPDSDEQPHHILIGPAGTQTLAHYDNANVMLIQVYGRKLVRLVPALQVPYMYNNTHPRSSDFDLLAPNLQQYPEFANATVIDVEIGPGDCLFIPVGWWHHITSLSTSISITTGNIRGCEHMKVFLP